The following proteins come from a genomic window of Streptomyces sp. NBC_01716:
- a CDS encoding response regulator transcription factor, with product MIRVLIADDEALMRAGIRLILENDDEIRIVAEAQDAREAVEACRAHLVDVALLDIRMPGDGITGAAEIARHSPRTRVVMLTAFGEEPSVTRALRAGAHGYLLKDTGPRDLIDAVRRAAAGEPVLAPQVTRQLIDFRTRSGHNSDAASRRIADLTPTERDVLRLLGTGLSNAGIAAQLHLSSGTVKAHISSILTRTDCTNRVQAAVLAQEAGLHD from the coding sequence ATGATCCGAGTGCTGATCGCCGACGACGAGGCCCTGATGCGCGCCGGGATCCGGCTGATCCTGGAGAACGACGACGAGATCCGTATCGTGGCCGAGGCCCAGGACGCCCGCGAGGCCGTCGAGGCCTGCCGCGCACACCTCGTCGATGTCGCCCTCCTCGACATCCGTATGCCGGGCGACGGCATCACCGGCGCCGCCGAGATCGCCCGCCACTCGCCCCGCACCCGGGTGGTGATGCTGACGGCCTTCGGCGAGGAACCGAGCGTCACCCGCGCCCTGCGCGCCGGAGCGCACGGCTACCTCCTCAAGGACACCGGCCCCCGCGACCTCATCGACGCCGTACGCCGCGCCGCCGCCGGAGAACCTGTCCTCGCCCCGCAGGTCACCCGCCAACTCATCGACTTCCGGACCCGGTCGGGCCACAACAGCGACGCCGCGTCACGTCGGATCGCGGACCTGACGCCGACCGAGCGGGACGTCCTCCGGCTGCTGGGCACCGGCCTCTCCAACGCCGGCATCGCCGCACAGCTCCACCTGAGCTCCGGCACGGTCAAGGCGCACATCAGCAGCATCCTCACCCGCACCGACTGCACCAACCGCGTCCAGGCGGCGGTGCTGGCGCAGGAGGCGGGGCTGCACGACTGA
- a CDS encoding DUF6271 family protein, with protein MRRICLTLPTNRACPATIEAIGAEAVHAAEHFDVEVHLLILDSCDTPTYEEHAAAVRRLPGHPRVVPHHLDEAGQKDFLERTIGRADATKPELLLRLMLPDSLSYGACTNRAFLISFALGCESVHRRDSDSRYQVADGAPVFPIHHELTSLGRPAAEAARSVSETELAPEHADRPVSMVGSSFIGPPSVDIDEIESIDGDVYHDVVSLWAPLDWSPEQKRELVEESFRGAGSAAFDQDRTTLSLVDPMRVDMCNIAFHGVHGRVPLPPATDTIGSDYFLIHLVYDAGLPGVLHNRNIVNFYTAERRTDQGFVAYQTRFAKFLLSMLYYNVVYDALGRAGDTLLDDEGHVRARAVAELVRESTGVDTADNRERLRRLDTAYRELGGRYADFADHLAPHRDRLLDEARSDMEDFALLTEEWERLVRAARRTPVLNPVGEDR; from the coding sequence ATGCGAAGAATCTGCCTGACGCTGCCCACCAACCGGGCCTGCCCGGCGACCATCGAGGCCATCGGCGCGGAGGCGGTCCACGCCGCCGAGCACTTCGACGTCGAGGTGCACCTGCTGATCCTGGACTCGTGCGACACCCCGACGTACGAGGAGCACGCCGCCGCCGTGCGCCGTCTTCCCGGGCACCCGCGCGTCGTTCCCCACCACCTGGACGAGGCCGGCCAGAAGGACTTCCTGGAGCGGACGATCGGCCGGGCCGATGCCACCAAACCCGAGCTGCTGCTGCGCCTCATGCTGCCGGACTCACTCTCGTACGGCGCCTGCACCAACCGCGCCTTCCTGATCAGCTTCGCCCTCGGGTGCGAGTCGGTCCACCGCAGGGACTCCGACAGCCGCTACCAAGTGGCCGACGGCGCACCGGTCTTCCCCATCCACCATGAACTGACCTCGCTCGGCCGCCCGGCCGCGGAGGCCGCCCGGTCCGTCTCCGAGACGGAACTGGCCCCCGAGCACGCGGACCGGCCGGTGAGCATGGTCGGCAGCTCCTTCATCGGCCCGCCGTCGGTGGACATCGACGAGATCGAGTCGATCGACGGCGACGTGTACCACGACGTCGTCAGCCTATGGGCTCCCCTGGACTGGTCTCCGGAGCAGAAGCGGGAACTGGTCGAGGAGTCCTTCCGGGGCGCCGGCAGTGCCGCGTTCGACCAGGACCGTACGACGCTGTCCCTGGTCGACCCCATGCGGGTCGACATGTGCAACATCGCCTTCCACGGCGTGCACGGGCGCGTCCCGCTGCCCCCGGCCACCGACACCATCGGCAGCGACTACTTCCTGATCCACCTCGTGTACGACGCCGGGCTGCCGGGCGTCCTGCACAACCGCAACATCGTGAACTTCTACACGGCCGAACGCCGGACCGACCAGGGGTTCGTCGCGTACCAGACGCGCTTCGCCAAGTTCCTGCTCTCGATGCTCTATTACAACGTTGTCTACGACGCTCTGGGCCGAGCAGGGGACACCCTGCTCGACGACGAGGGGCACGTGCGCGCCCGCGCCGTCGCCGAACTCGTACGCGAGAGCACCGGAGTTGACACGGCCGACAACCGCGAGCGCCTGCGCCGCCTCGACACGGCGTACCGCGAACTGGGCGGCCGTTACGCCGACTTCGCCGACCATCTGGCCCCGCACCGTGACCGTCTCCTAGACGAGGCGCGGAGCGACATGGAGGATTTCGCCCTCCTCACCGAGGAGTGGGAGCGGCTGGTGCGCGCGGCCCGCCGGACGCCCGTGCTCAACCCGGTGGGGGAGGACAGGTGA
- a CDS encoding glycoside hydrolase family 3 protein produces the protein MMSSGHSKELRRLALSLLQPGFVGTTAPDWILREIRNGLASVVLFSRNIVSTEQVARLTAQLRAENPELIIAIDEESGDVTRIESATGSTRPGNYALGVADDTELTASVAADLGRQLRAVGVSLDYAPSVDVNSNPDNPIIGVRSFGAEPEAVSRHAGAWVRGLQSAGVAACAKHFPGHGDVAVDSHHSLPCYTASRERIAVEALPPFRAALDAGVRAVMSGHLLVPAYDPDLPATLSRRILVDLLRHELGFDGLIVTDAIEMGAVAERYGIDGAAVRAVVAGADAICVGGENADEGTTTRLADALCDAVIGGELSEDRLADAVDRVGAFARWSTELRRGEPDATADEAIGLVAARRALRLTGSVRDALPLSAAPHVAELVPVTNLAVGNETPWGVALPLSERLRGTTSVRVHGDALREPGTAVDACGLEAASGRPLVVVVRDSARHLWMGKALAEITAVRPDALVVEMGLPGPDTGAARICTHGASAASGIAAAELLTGAR, from the coding sequence ATCATGTCAAGCGGACACAGCAAGGAGCTGCGGCGGCTTGCCCTCTCCCTCCTGCAGCCAGGGTTCGTGGGCACGACCGCGCCGGACTGGATACTCCGCGAGATCCGGAACGGCCTCGCGTCCGTGGTGCTCTTCTCCCGCAACATCGTCTCCACCGAGCAGGTCGCCCGGCTTACCGCTCAACTACGCGCGGAGAACCCCGAGTTGATCATCGCCATCGACGAGGAGTCCGGCGATGTCACCAGGATCGAGTCCGCGACAGGCTCCACCCGGCCCGGCAACTACGCCCTGGGCGTCGCCGACGACACGGAGCTCACCGCCTCCGTGGCCGCCGATCTGGGACGCCAACTGCGCGCCGTGGGAGTCAGCCTGGACTACGCGCCGAGCGTCGACGTCAACTCCAACCCCGACAACCCCATCATCGGCGTGCGGTCGTTCGGGGCCGAACCCGAGGCCGTCTCCCGGCACGCCGGCGCCTGGGTACGGGGCCTCCAGTCGGCCGGTGTCGCGGCCTGCGCCAAGCACTTCCCCGGGCACGGGGACGTGGCCGTCGACTCCCACCACAGCCTCCCCTGTTACACCGCGTCCCGGGAGCGGATCGCCGTCGAGGCGCTGCCGCCCTTCCGCGCCGCGCTGGACGCCGGAGTGCGCGCCGTCATGAGCGGTCACCTCCTGGTGCCCGCGTACGACCCGGATCTTCCGGCGACGCTCAGCCGCCGCATTCTCGTCGATCTGCTCCGCCACGAGCTGGGCTTCGACGGCCTGATCGTCACCGACGCCATCGAGATGGGCGCGGTCGCCGAACGCTACGGGATTGATGGCGCGGCCGTCCGGGCCGTGGTCGCCGGTGCGGACGCCATCTGTGTGGGCGGCGAGAACGCCGACGAGGGCACCACCACGCGGCTCGCCGACGCGCTGTGCGACGCCGTCATCGGCGGCGAACTGTCCGAGGACCGCCTCGCGGACGCGGTGGACAGGGTGGGTGCGTTCGCCCGCTGGTCCACCGAGCTGCGCCGGGGCGAGCCGGACGCCACGGCGGACGAGGCCATCGGGCTGGTCGCCGCCCGCCGGGCGCTCCGGCTGACCGGCTCCGTACGGGACGCGCTGCCGCTGTCCGCCGCGCCGCACGTGGCGGAACTGGTGCCGGTCACCAACCTGGCCGTCGGCAACGAGACCCCGTGGGGCGTCGCCCTCCCGTTGAGCGAACGGCTCCGCGGGACCACCTCGGTCCGGGTGCACGGCGACGCCCTGCGTGAGCCGGGCACCGCGGTGGACGCCTGCGGCCTGGAAGCCGCGTCGGGACGCCCCCTGGTCGTCGTCGTCAGGGACTCCGCCAGGCACCTGTGGATGGGCAAGGCCCTCGCCGAGATCACCGCGGTACGCCCGGACGCGCTCGTGGTCGAGATGGGCCTGCCCGGTCCGGACACCGGAGCGGCACGCATCTGCACACACGGTGCGTCGGCGGCATCGGGAATCGCCGCGGCGGAACTGCTCACGGGCGCACGCTGA
- a CDS encoding GNAT family N-acetyltransferase, with translation MGTGDGGIRIRPIGEDDWDAVVTLESDAYTGLGLSEGRAALRSRADASPDTCFLLETADGPAGYLLALPYPAGRYPDLERPEESGFRSRNLHLHDIVIAPAYRRQGLGRRLVAHLDRTARSQGYERISLVAVGGSEQFWSARGFTAHPDAVASGSYPAGAVYMSRTVPAPAVPSPLPEAS, from the coding sequence TTGGGGACGGGGGACGGCGGCATCCGGATCCGCCCCATCGGGGAGGACGACTGGGACGCCGTTGTCACCCTGGAGTCCGACGCCTACACCGGGCTCGGGCTCTCCGAGGGGCGCGCCGCCCTGAGGTCCCGGGCCGACGCCTCGCCCGACACCTGTTTCCTCCTGGAGACCGCCGACGGGCCGGCCGGCTATCTGCTCGCGCTCCCCTACCCGGCCGGCCGGTACCCGGACCTGGAGCGGCCGGAGGAGAGCGGCTTCCGCTCGCGCAACCTCCATCTCCACGACATCGTGATCGCCCCCGCGTACCGCCGGCAGGGCCTGGGCCGCCGCCTCGTGGCACATCTGGACCGGACGGCCCGGTCCCAGGGCTACGAGCGGATATCCCTCGTCGCGGTCGGCGGGAGCGAACAGTTCTGGTCGGCGCGCGGCTTCACCGCGCACCCCGACGCGGTGGCTTCCGGCAGCTACCCGGCGGGCGCCGTCTACATGTCCCGTACCGTCCCGGCGCCAGCCGTCCCGTCCCCCCTACCCGAAGCGAGCTGA
- a CDS encoding sensor histidine kinase — MTPAVRPWRRTRREAATIRDAVRAAPRRTVAMESVLVGLVLLCSLAPISLIPPAHPVTTALLGVWAALLVPARRLYPALTVLCCVPVVAGDNVWAMVVAPFVVWSAARRIAPARRAWKVVGASAAGSALAATAAQSLSGLPTMPYLAAGAGLSGLFILLPALSGMMLGRRRPLTGLLRERNAYLEQARFLTDEAARMEERARIAAEMHDLLGHRIGLISMHAGALQLAAERQAPPLAAQAELLRTTAGTAMEELRGILGVLRHQSYEETGERGTREDLAALVADSRNAGADAELHWNATGVADADARTRQAVHRVTREGLANALKHASGAPVRVTYDDEGDMVVVSVVNDAPPVPRSPGDGSRSGLVGLRERIGLLGGTLSAGPSPEGGFALSARIPARPAVPKPVYAPSPVYAPSSVYAASSGPVSGGAGSQPPLSTEVLTWPRLLGGGCAAMLVLLPTVGGTLLLLIMAVLH; from the coding sequence ATGACCCCGGCCGTGCGACCGTGGAGGCGGACGCGCCGCGAGGCCGCCACGATCCGGGACGCGGTGCGCGCCGCGCCCCGGCGGACCGTCGCCATGGAGTCCGTACTCGTCGGCCTGGTCCTGCTGTGCTCGCTGGCGCCGATTTCGCTGATACCGCCGGCCCACCCGGTCACGACGGCCCTCCTGGGGGTGTGGGCGGCGCTGCTGGTGCCCGCGCGGCGGCTGTACCCGGCCCTGACGGTCCTGTGCTGCGTGCCGGTGGTCGCCGGGGACAACGTGTGGGCGATGGTGGTGGCGCCGTTCGTCGTGTGGTCCGCCGCGCGCCGCATCGCCCCAGCACGGCGCGCCTGGAAGGTGGTTGGGGCGAGCGCTGCCGGCTCCGCGCTCGCCGCGACCGCCGCGCAGTCCCTCAGCGGACTCCCGACGATGCCGTACCTGGCCGCCGGAGCCGGCCTGAGCGGGCTGTTCATCCTGCTGCCCGCGCTGTCCGGCATGATGCTGGGGCGTCGCCGTCCGCTGACCGGGCTGTTGCGCGAACGCAATGCCTACCTCGAACAGGCCCGCTTCCTCACCGACGAGGCGGCCCGCATGGAGGAACGGGCGCGCATCGCCGCCGAGATGCACGATCTGCTCGGCCACCGCATCGGCCTCATCTCGATGCACGCCGGAGCCCTCCAGCTCGCCGCCGAACGACAGGCACCTCCGCTGGCCGCCCAGGCCGAACTCCTGCGCACCACCGCGGGAACAGCCATGGAAGAGCTGCGGGGCATCCTCGGCGTCCTGCGGCACCAGTCCTACGAGGAGACCGGCGAGCGGGGGACCCGCGAGGATCTCGCTGCCCTCGTCGCGGACTCCCGGAACGCGGGAGCCGACGCCGAACTGCACTGGAACGCGACGGGAGTTGCGGACGCCGACGCCCGCACCCGGCAGGCCGTACACCGTGTGACCCGCGAAGGACTCGCCAACGCGCTGAAGCACGCGTCCGGCGCGCCCGTCCGTGTGACGTACGACGACGAGGGGGACATGGTGGTGGTCTCCGTCGTCAACGACGCGCCGCCGGTGCCCCGTTCGCCCGGGGACGGGAGCCGCAGCGGACTCGTCGGTCTCCGGGAGAGGATCGGCCTGCTCGGGGGCACCCTCAGCGCCGGGCCGAGTCCGGAGGGCGGCTTCGCCCTCTCCGCCCGGATACCCGCCCGGCCCGCCGTGCCGAAGCCGGTGTACGCGCCCTCGCCTGTGTACGCGCCGTCGTCCGTGTACGCCGCTTCGTCCGGGCCGGTGTCCGGCGGGGCGGGCTCCCAGCCCCCGCTGTCCACGGAAGTCCTCACCTGGCCCCGCCTCCTGGGCGGGGGCTGCGCGGCGATGCTGGTGTTGCTTCCGACGGTCGGTGGCACCCTCCTCCTATTGATCATGGCGGTTCTACACTGA
- a CDS encoding Clp protease N-terminal domain-containing protein yields MDQRTSERDAGATTEFEIDVVKLLLETMSNVDKQEREDAGTESLLAALVSGDSAAGSAIAPGMRASGSLSGSISARGTSVWVSDDTGDGAAGAPDDEREIDSVWREVRQDRASRLRWKNRKKEEAERESVELPPVTGALRACLRNALVNAREEGAVSVRVRHVAYALVELPDTRAREAMVVEKVDISAASAALDALRGSDTAPEPGSVLMLRKSGTFGKSGNPLTRKFSAWVFGGGAGFGSSVVSAVRAEALRGAVRRGAPEQEPVDVLLGILALDRSLAVAGRELPEKLTGANQGAELLRRYGARLDAVARVLFSATGAAEGELPLGDGTADRDRRLLHVAQYTASSQGSPTVGTTHLLAALLDKTGTDAESAAEIERVLAESGVDVAALRAEPELRVPGGAARAA; encoded by the coding sequence ATGGATCAGCGAACTTCCGAGCGCGACGCCGGTGCGACCACCGAGTTCGAGATCGACGTCGTCAAGCTGTTGCTGGAGACGATGAGCAACGTGGACAAGCAGGAACGCGAGGATGCCGGTACGGAAAGCCTGCTTGCCGCGCTCGTGTCGGGTGACTCCGCCGCAGGTTCCGCGATCGCCCCCGGGATGAGGGCCTCCGGCTCGCTCAGCGGTTCGATCTCGGCCCGTGGGACATCCGTGTGGGTCAGCGACGACACGGGTGACGGCGCGGCGGGAGCCCCGGACGACGAGCGGGAGATCGACTCTGTCTGGCGGGAGGTCCGGCAGGACAGGGCCAGCAGGCTGCGCTGGAAGAACCGGAAGAAGGAGGAAGCGGAGCGGGAAAGTGTTGAACTCCCGCCGGTGACCGGTGCGTTGCGGGCCTGTCTGCGCAATGCGCTGGTGAACGCACGGGAGGAGGGGGCCGTTTCGGTGCGTGTGCGCCATGTGGCGTACGCACTGGTCGAGTTGCCCGATACACGTGCCCGCGAGGCCATGGTCGTGGAGAAGGTGGACATCTCCGCGGCCTCGGCCGCGCTCGACGCGTTGCGTGGGAGCGACACAGCGCCGGAGCCCGGCTCGGTGTTGATGCTGCGCAAGTCGGGGACGTTCGGGAAGAGCGGCAATCCGCTGACCCGGAAGTTCAGCGCGTGGGTGTTCGGGGGCGGCGCGGGGTTCGGTTCCTCGGTCGTGAGCGCGGTGCGCGCGGAGGCGCTGCGGGGGGCGGTGCGGCGCGGGGCGCCGGAGCAGGAGCCCGTCGACGTACTGCTGGGAATCCTGGCGCTGGACCGGTCGTTGGCCGTCGCGGGACGTGAGCTGCCGGAGAAGCTGACGGGCGCGAACCAGGGGGCGGAACTGCTGCGCCGGTACGGCGCACGGCTGGACGCTGTCGCCCGGGTGCTGTTCTCTGCCACCGGGGCCGCGGAGGGGGAGCTCCCGTTGGGCGACGGAACCGCCGACCGCGACCGACGGCTTCTGCACGTCGCGCAGTACACCGCTTCCTCCCAGGGCTCGCCCACGGTCGGTACCACCCATCTGCTGGCAGCCCTGCTGGACAAGACCGGGACGGACGCGGAGTCCGCGGCGGAGATCGAGCGTGTACTGGCCGAGAGCGGGGTGGACGTCGCCGCGCTGCGCGCGGAGCCGGAACTCCGGGTCCCGGGAGGAGCGGCACGAGCTGCCTGA
- a CDS encoding MFS transporter, whose product MLRVHDPFLRGQLATAALFSSLGFQYATWASRIPAFKADLHLTSAEVGFFLMAAGVGAAVSFPLVAYLMRRLGSQQLALLSALGLTLMLLALSVAPNYPVALLVMCVDGVLVGCLNTAMNAQGAALETTYGRNTMAKLHATFSAGSFAAALLASGMNAVTSSVVAHFGVAALLLVILAACARTGLLPDEGAPAETEEKKTSRTRTGWTLPTGVTLWMCCAMAFGTVAEGAMNDWSTLYMEDIALASEQVAPLGIAVVSGAMVAARLLADGWRARWGDGRVVVLGSVVAGVGLGTALLAGGVIPALLGFGAVGLGVAAVTPCVYVAAAKRGSDTLTLVAAMGTTGLLAGPPLIGFVANASSLAWGLGLVSVCAFVVTLCATRIPWETPAPRTEPLPAD is encoded by the coding sequence GTGCTCCGTGTCCACGACCCCTTCCTCCGCGGACAGTTGGCGACAGCCGCCCTCTTCTCCTCCCTGGGCTTCCAGTACGCCACCTGGGCCTCACGCATCCCGGCGTTCAAGGCCGATCTCCACCTGACGTCGGCCGAGGTCGGGTTCTTCCTGATGGCGGCGGGTGTCGGCGCCGCGGTGTCCTTCCCCCTGGTGGCGTACCTGATGCGGCGTCTGGGCTCGCAACAGCTCGCGCTGTTGTCCGCCCTCGGCCTCACCCTGATGCTGCTGGCCCTCTCGGTGGCGCCGAACTACCCGGTGGCGCTTCTGGTGATGTGCGTGGACGGCGTCCTCGTGGGGTGCCTGAACACCGCGATGAACGCGCAGGGGGCGGCCCTGGAGACCACGTACGGTCGCAACACCATGGCCAAGCTGCACGCCACGTTCAGCGCCGGGTCGTTCGCGGCGGCGCTGCTCGCCTCCGGCATGAACGCGGTCACCTCGTCCGTCGTCGCCCACTTCGGCGTCGCGGCGCTCCTGCTCGTCATCCTGGCCGCCTGCGCGCGTACGGGACTGCTCCCGGACGAAGGAGCCCCTGCCGAGACCGAGGAGAAGAAGACGTCCCGCACCCGCACCGGTTGGACGCTGCCCACCGGCGTCACCCTCTGGATGTGCTGTGCGATGGCCTTCGGCACCGTGGCCGAAGGAGCCATGAACGACTGGTCCACGCTCTACATGGAGGACATCGCGCTGGCGTCGGAGCAGGTCGCGCCGCTGGGCATCGCGGTCGTCTCCGGAGCGATGGTGGCGGCCCGCCTCCTCGCCGACGGCTGGCGCGCCCGCTGGGGCGACGGCAGGGTGGTCGTACTGGGCAGCGTGGTCGCCGGGGTGGGCCTGGGCACGGCCCTGCTGGCGGGCGGCGTGATCCCGGCCCTGCTCGGCTTCGGCGCGGTGGGCCTGGGCGTCGCGGCGGTAACCCCGTGCGTCTACGTGGCGGCGGCGAAACGCGGCTCGGACACCCTGACCCTGGTCGCCGCGATGGGCACCACGGGCCTGCTGGCGGGCCCCCCACTCATCGGCTTCGTGGCGAACGCGAGCAGCCTGGCGTGGGGCCTCGGCCTGGTCTCCGTCTGCGCCTTCGTGGTCACGCTGTGCGCCACCCGGATCCCGTGGGAGACGCCGGCGCCCCGGACGGAGCCACTGCCGGCGGACTAG
- a CDS encoding phytanoyl-CoA dioxygenase family protein produces the protein MPTANPYLHRAATDRPYFSADGETYLAQTPLRDIKKTRPLRVLSEEDFTFWQTYGYVVVKQAIPAESARRLLDFTWDFQGLDPERPETWYDEREYRSELDQELHIYGFVEAYHHQLLWESRQSRRVYDAFADVWDCEELWVTLDRLNLNPPNIKTRDRSLIEFRETGFDINLHWDVDSTLGIPPQRVQGIIALNDTNAEQGGFQCCPELFRGFDRWKALQPADRDPIRPAIDRAELPVVRPDLEAGDLLIFNGFLAHGVAPNRSQDKARAVQYLSMMPALDGHRSLRRERVESWRDVTTPTWNGTLLGDATRPEAERYGRAQLDELGSKLLGLKGWRGQDLDERDGERACEESA, from the coding sequence ATGCCAACGGCTAATCCGTATCTCCACCGTGCCGCCACCGACCGCCCCTACTTCAGCGCGGACGGTGAGACCTACCTCGCCCAGACACCGCTGCGCGACATCAAGAAGACGCGTCCGCTTCGCGTCCTGTCCGAAGAGGACTTCACTTTCTGGCAGACCTACGGCTACGTCGTGGTGAAGCAGGCGATACCGGCGGAGTCCGCCCGGCGTCTGCTGGACTTCACCTGGGACTTCCAGGGTCTGGATCCCGAACGCCCGGAGACCTGGTACGACGAGCGGGAGTACCGCTCCGAACTGGACCAGGAGCTGCACATCTACGGCTTCGTGGAGGCGTACCACCACCAGCTTCTGTGGGAGAGCCGCCAGAGCCGCCGTGTCTACGACGCGTTCGCCGACGTGTGGGACTGCGAGGAACTCTGGGTCACCCTGGACCGGTTGAACCTCAACCCGCCCAACATCAAGACCCGTGACCGGTCCCTGATCGAATTCCGTGAGACGGGCTTCGACATCAACCTCCACTGGGACGTGGACTCCACACTGGGCATCCCGCCGCAGCGGGTCCAGGGCATCATCGCCCTGAACGACACCAACGCGGAACAGGGCGGCTTCCAGTGCTGCCCCGAGCTCTTCCGCGGATTCGACCGCTGGAAGGCTCTCCAGCCGGCCGACCGTGACCCGATCCGCCCCGCGATCGACCGGGCCGAACTCCCCGTCGTACGGCCCGATCTGGAGGCCGGCGACCTGCTGATCTTCAACGGTTTCCTGGCCCACGGCGTGGCCCCCAACCGCTCGCAGGACAAGGCGCGCGCGGTGCAGTACCTCTCGATGATGCCCGCACTCGACGGCCACCGGAGCCTGCGCCGCGAGCGCGTCGAGTCCTGGCGCGACGTCACCACACCGACCTGGAACGGGACGCTGCTGGGCGACGCGACCCGCCCCGAGGCCGAGAGGTACGGCCGGGCCCAGCTCGACGAACTGGGCAGCAAGCTCCTGGGTCTCAAGGGCTGGCGCGGACAGGACCTCGACGAGCGCGACGGGGAGCGGGCATGCGAAGAATCTGCCTGA
- a CDS encoding BlaI/MecI/CopY family transcriptional regulator, with protein MRWLGNLEAEIMDCLWKWGRPATVREVVDEINTRRPAAYTTVMTVASILHGKGWLTRQKQGQAWLYTPVRSREAYAAALMEDALGASEDRRVALAHFVERMSDDEVAALREALRDADRDIDGASDRSTDRVTDHDVEP; from the coding sequence GTGCGGTGGCTGGGGAACCTGGAAGCCGAGATCATGGACTGTCTGTGGAAGTGGGGGAGACCCGCGACCGTCCGTGAGGTGGTCGACGAGATCAACACGCGGCGGCCGGCGGCGTACACGACTGTCATGACGGTGGCGTCGATCCTCCACGGCAAAGGGTGGCTGACGAGACAGAAGCAGGGCCAGGCGTGGCTCTACACACCTGTGCGCAGCCGTGAGGCGTACGCGGCGGCCCTCATGGAGGACGCGCTGGGAGCGAGCGAGGACCGGCGGGTCGCGTTGGCGCACTTCGTGGAACGCATGTCGGACGACGAAGTGGCCGCGCTGCGCGAAGCGTTGCGCGACGCCGACCGCGACATCGACGGCGCCTCGGACCGCAGCACCGACCGTGTCACCGACCATGACGTCGAGCCGTGA
- a CDS encoding Crp/Fnr family transcriptional regulator, protein MLSDDAWRELLGQGTVRTFRERSVMLRQGSAGTHLLALTDGLAKVVSREPGGVMTWLAFRGPGDLLGEVSVFNGTPRTAEVVSLTPCTAVVLEAERFRQFVERRGLVMDLMRQALSRLRESDAHRSELLTLPLVVRLARALLRLVELTAPGTESDVVRLTGLSQEEIAQAIGVTRNAAITGLQRLRESGAVETARRTIVVRDMKVLRAWATAAP, encoded by the coding sequence GTGCTGTCGGACGACGCATGGCGTGAGTTGTTGGGGCAGGGAACTGTCCGTACGTTTCGCGAACGTAGCGTGATGCTGAGGCAGGGCTCCGCGGGAACGCACCTGCTCGCACTCACCGACGGCCTTGCCAAAGTCGTGTCACGGGAGCCGGGCGGAGTCATGACCTGGCTGGCCTTCCGCGGACCGGGTGACCTGTTGGGTGAGGTATCCGTCTTCAACGGCACCCCGCGTACGGCGGAAGTGGTCTCACTCACCCCCTGCACGGCTGTCGTGCTCGAAGCGGAACGGTTCCGCCAATTCGTCGAACGGCGCGGTCTCGTCATGGACTTGATGCGCCAGGCCCTTTCCCGACTGCGGGAATCCGACGCCCACCGCAGCGAACTGCTGACCCTGCCGCTGGTCGTCCGGCTGGCGCGGGCTCTCCTGCGGCTGGTCGAACTCACCGCGCCCGGAACCGAATCGGACGTCGTACGACTGACCGGTCTGAGCCAGGAGGAGATCGCCCAGGCGATCGGCGTGACCCGCAACGCGGCCATCACGGGACTGCAACGGCTGCGGGAGTCCGGCGCGGTGGAGACGGCCCGCAGGACGATCGTCGTCAGGGACATGAAGGTACTGCGCGCCTGGGCGACGGCCGCCCCGTAG